In the genome of Triticum urartu cultivar G1812 chromosome 5, Tu2.1, whole genome shotgun sequence, one region contains:
- the LOC125511147 gene encoding protein SODIUM POTASSIUM ROOT DEFECTIVE 2-like — translation MAPLLFKDMRSLSCSSPASTAICPSLERQPIFRPQKAGASPLFQVPAEPRAHRQDGRKGQQQHHHHRAGVANGELASPAGSTRFLLSGCAAVDEIQEVATVAAAPPAAAPGGDVRREEPAAADVKNTNTSTQEQVVVLKVSLHCKACAGKVKKHLAKMEGVRTFSIDFAAKKVTVVGDVTPLGVLASVSKVKNAQIWAAAPPPQPAMAA, via the exons ATGGCTCCCCTGCTCTTCAAGGACATGAGGAGCCTCTCGTGCTCGTCGCCGGCGTCCACCGCCATATGCCCTAGCCTGGAGCGCCAGCCCATCTTCCGCCCCCAGAAGGCCGGCGCCAGCCCGCTCTTCCAGGTCCCCGCCGAGCCCAGAGCCCACAGGCAGGACGGCAGGAAAGGGCAGcagcagcaccaccaccaccgggCTGGCGTTGCCAATGGCGAGCTCGCCAGCCCGGCCGGGTCGACAAGGTTCCTGCTCAGCGGCTGTGCCGCCGTCGACGAGATCCAGGAGGTCGCCACGGTTGCGGCGGCGCCTCCGGCTGCTGCCCCGGGTGGTGATGTCAGAAGGGAGGAGCCGgctgctgctgatgtgaagaacACCAACACCAGCACGCAGGAGCAG GTGGTGGTGCTGAAGGTGTCCCTGCACTGCAAAGCGTGCGCCGGCAAGGTGAAGAAGCACCTCGCCAAGATGGAAG GTGTTCGGACGTTCAGCATCGACTTCGCGGCCAAGAAGGTGACGGTGGTGGGCGACGTGACCCCGCTCGGCGTGCTTGCCAGCGTCTCCAAGGTCAAGAACGCGCAGATCTGGgcggcggcgccgccgccgcagcccgccaTGGCCGCCTAG
- the LOC125506257 gene encoding protein synthesis inhibitor II-like: MTRCAVLQIEVGLGFFIDSTSKHICAPVAYKFIANSFFFVHPSIIDLPLLCPSHRTMATNPRFVASFDVESSDKYTSFIAGIRSRLANTKHYSHNVPVLPPADPPGTPPRRWFHVVLRTRTSTLTLAIRADNLYLEGFRSSNGAWWELTPRIIAGATHLGFGGTYRDLLGDTDKLAGVALGPQQMAEAVNALAGRTAADAGSGAKQQQAREAVVALLLMVNEAARFQTVSGFVAGLMHPRAAKNKGAITGEMKAQVNGWQDLSAALLKTDKYEEEKPNKQDKKKPEKKGPETFPAFDKMGVKTADQAAATLGILLFVAVEGGMARDKALQLFRGTPNY, from the coding sequence ATGACCAGGTGTGCTGTGCTGCAAATCGAAGTTGGCCTTGGCTTCTTCATTGATTCAACTAGCAAGCATATATGCGCGCCTGTTGCCTATAAATTCATCGCCAACTCGTTCTTCTTCGTCCATCCTTCCATCATCGATCTCCCATTACTTTGTCCATCTCATCGAACCATGGCCACCAACCCGCGCTTCGTGGCGTCATTCGACGTGGAGAGCAGCGACAAGTACACCAGCTTCATCGCCGGCATCCGCAGCAGGCTGGCCAACACGAAGCACTACTCCCACAACGTCCCCGTGCTGCCGCCGGCGGACCCGCCCGGCACCCCGCCGCGCCGGTGGTTCCACGTGGTGCTCAGGACGCGGACCAGCACGCTCACGCTCGCCATCCGGGCCGACAACCTCTACCTGGAGGGCTTCCGGAGCAGCAACGGCGCGTGGTGGGAGCTCACCCCCCGCATCATCGCGGGCGCCACCCACCTGGGCTTCGGCGGCACCTACCGCGACCTCCTCGGCGACACGGACAAGCTGGCCGGCGTCGCGCTCGGCCCGCAGCAGATGGCCGAGGCCGTGAACGCGCTCGCCGGGCGCACCGCGGCCGACGCCGGCTCgggcgccaagcagcagcaggcGAGGGAGGCCGTGGTGGCGCTGCTGCTCATGGTGAACGAGGCCGCGCGGTTCCAGACCGTCTCGGGGTTCGTGGCCGGCCTGATGCACCCGAGGGCGGCGAAGAACAAAGGGGCCATCACCGGGGAGATGAAGGCGCAGGTAAACGGGTGGCAGGACCTCTCCGCGGCGCTGCTCAAGACGGATAAATATGAAGAAGAGAAGCCTAATAAACAAGACAAGAAGAAGCCGGAGAAAAAGGGCCCGGAAACGTTCCCGGCGTTTGACAAGATGGGGGTGAAGACGGCGGACCAGGCCGCCGCCACGCTGGGGATCCTGCTGTTCGTCGCCGTGGAGGGCGGGATGGCCAGGGACAAGGCGCTGCAGCTGTTTCGTGGGACTCCAAATTACTAG